Proteins encoded together in one Lathyrus oleraceus cultivar Zhongwan6 chromosome 5, CAAS_Psat_ZW6_1.0, whole genome shotgun sequence window:
- the LOC127088205 gene encoding thylakoidal processing peptidase 1, chloroplastic produces MAIRVTFSFSGYVAQNLVSSAGVRVANSRCVQECCILSRFFGTNQKRDLERSGGVRSLYPDLRRPKNSSPVSAYSTLAGEILTEGCTNPIVLGLISMMKSTSVVSGSTSAAMGIMGIAPFKTSSIIPFLQGSKWLPCNESVPEPTTWEVDKGGTECVTVSNTKSRLSQKETSGWISKLLSVCSEDAKAVFTAVTVSLLFKSFLAEPKSIPSASMYPTLEVGDRVLTEKFSFFFRKPDVSDIVIFKAPPCLKKFGFSSSDIFIKRVVAKAGDVVEVRGGKLLVNGVAEEEEFVLEPLAYELASIVVPEGHVFVMGDNRNKSFDSHNWGPLPIENIVGRSMFRYWPPSKAADTVSVHNSPPGNKSVAVS; encoded by the exons ATGGCTATACGTGTAACCTTCTCCTTTTCAGGCTATGTCGCCCAAAATCTAGTTTCCTCCGCCGGCGTTCGAGTCGCCAATTCTCGTTGTGTCCAAGAATGCTGCATCCTCTCTCGCTTCTTTGGAACCAACCAGAAACGCGATCTCGAACGTTCCGGCGGCGTTCGCAGTCTCTACCCCGATCTCCGGAGACCTAAAAATTCATCTCCTGTTTCCGCCTATTCCACCCTCGCCGGAGAGATTCTCACCGAAGGATGTACGAATCCGATCGTATTAGGTTTGATTTCGATGATGAAGTCAACGAGTGTTGTATCCGGGTCAACTTCGGCGGCTATGGGTATTATGGGTATTGCACCATTCAAAACCTCTTCGATTATACCATTTTTGCAGGGTTCCAAGTGGCTTCCTTGCAACGAATCTGTTCCTGAACCTACAACGTGGGAGGTTGATAAAGGTGGAACGGAGTGCGTTACTGTTTCTAACACAAAATCGCGTTTGAGTCAAAAGGAGACTAGTGGTTGGATTTCAAAATTGTTGAGTGTTTGTTCAGAAGATGCTAAAGCTGTGTTCACTGCTGTTACTGTTAGTTTACTGTTTAAATCGTTCTTGGCTGAACCTAAATCTATTCCTTCTGCTTCTATGTATCCAACTCTTGAAGTTGGTGATCGTGTTTTAACAGAAAAG TTTTCATTCTTCTTTAGAAAACCAGATGTTTCTGATATTGTGATTTTCAAAGCACCTCCTTGTTTGAAG AAATTTGGTTTTAGTTCATCTGATATATTTATAAAAAGGGTTGTGGCTAAGGCTGGTGATGTTGTGGAA GTTCGTGGTGGGAAACTACTAGTGAATGGTGTCGCTGAAGAAGAGGAATTTGTATTAGAACCTCTTGCTTATGAGTTGGCTTCAATA GTTGTGCCAGAAGGACATGTGTTTGTGATGGGGGACAATCGTAACAAGAGTTTTGATTCTCATAACTG GGGTCCACTCCCAATCGAGAACATTGTTGGTAGGTCCATGTTTCGCTACTGGCCTCCATCCAAAGCTGCGGACACTGTCTCCGTTCATAACTCCCCACCTGGAAATAAATCTGTGGCAGTTTCTTAA